One part of the Ornithodoros turicata isolate Travis chromosome 2, ASM3712646v1, whole genome shotgun sequence genome encodes these proteins:
- the LOC135384297 gene encoding uncharacterized protein LOC135384297: MASSSLKPRDRNRKRFRTEYQQIDLNTSTPEPWFAKFLVVHSNDDTRPLSKVSPFVIAKALEQLIGKEYNAKKLGSGDIQVHVEKREQSSALLSLTSINGASVTVSSHRSLNIVKGVISESDLLDCSESELQEGLQQHGVVAVKRIVMRRDGKEIPTKHIIFSFKLHKLPETIKAGYLSCNVRAYIPNPSRCYKCQRFGHGSQIMSVLEGGETDPQAEN; this comes from the exons atggcatcctcttctttaaaaccccgagatcggaatcggaaacggttccgcaccgagTACCAGCAAATTGATTTAAATACCTCAACACCcgaaccatggtttgcaaagtTTCTCGTTGTCCACTCGAATGATGACACAAGACCACTGTCAAAGGTGTCTCCTTTTGTAATAGCGAAAGCACTTGAACAGCTGATAGGTAAAGAATACAATGCCAAGAAACTGGGCTCTGGAGATATCCAGGTCCATGTTGAAAAGCGAGAGCAAAGCAGTGCGCTTCTTTCACTGACAAGCATCAATGGGGCATCTGTCACAGTAAGTTCTCACCGGagtctcaacattgttaaaGGAGTAATTTCTGAGAGCGACCTTCTTGACTGTTCGGAATCGGAACTTCAAGAAGGCCTACAACAGCACGGTGTGGTAGCCGTAAAGCGAATAGTCATGCGTAGGGATGGGAAAGAAATCCCAACAAAGCACATAATcttttctttcaagctccaCAAGCTGCCAGAAACAATCAAAGCCGGttacctcagttgcaatgtgagggcttacatcccaaatccgagtcgctgttacaagtgccagcggtttggccacGGTTCTCAG ATCATGTCCGTGTTGGAAGGAGGAGAAACAGATCCTCAAGCTGAAAACTGA